A part of Aegilops tauschii subsp. strangulata cultivar AL8/78 chromosome 2, Aet v6.0, whole genome shotgun sequence genomic DNA contains:
- the LOC109745255 gene encoding uncharacterized protein, with translation MEAEGDSGKSQVLPDSRGTKNPRRDQALLKELRKEEKELKDEERQLMQEREQMESTEEHQRLDLSSPDCSSIKQSRDLLDRIERNAQWQLAVTDEIRRLSEQMRAVKARSLTDIQGVEHKTEETAAALDERDPANGGDLKPETAAALNGHEADGGAANGGEHKMETDALDDHGDAANGRDREQMVETAALDVDGGGDQEHMDCDISSMEDQVPRIDSKSTSGAEAEAATGPDINLSTIESNLSASDKSIPKPAHHVPINRGDDVVEKMDRGKSAQQLASEAEKMAAEQKEFAQYADAWDAKWGSAGFGLFHYMTTVSSMQYTHLIPESAPRHNCRAAPSLQVVSIRLAEIQGGLEWPLPVYGMIAVRDHVDHNRNLLFACYRSRCQILKEKEPFLALTGPSRAIVCKESVDFEIQLKVRGTTESEDRALITGVCTYNRGDDTVCFTNCFCTAEFRLEVLQETVQATVLGVRVKDGSWPSGCGGRVTCSLIDGEIDDTPGQLELLVSRGSAMPVTSEGYLLLSRNVVSVDVNRNLNFLLEACLPSGDIIAQKVLSFEPKLCNISQGSCELNGIELEITVAWSCLVSEKRDISVQGCVGDEEQDGDIASMEQQVPKIDSKLTSEVGPEAETESAMSLDTSELANESSTSMFISDKSILEPADSVATNTGYDVEKMYRGKSDEQLKIEAKEMAAEQKSFDMYVDAWEGSWGYDGFGCFRDMTTVSSMQYTHLVPGSTPLHYGRVLHYGRVLPGLQIFSVKLAEIRGGLEWPLPVYGTVAARDHVDHNRNLLFARNRSECQILNEEDSFLTLTGPSRAIVSEESVVLEIQLKVRGRTKSQDKPLINGVCTYYSRRENPICFTNCFCTVELSLEELRRTVQATILGVRVKEEGSWPGFGGRVACSVIGPDASPQEVELLDSRHRAMPMTSQRYLVLSRNVVSVDFCGSLNFVLEAYSDSGDIIAQKNESLKPKFCNISQQTCKLTGDIELEITVAWSSLISEKWDISARRCYG, from the exons ATGGAGGCGGAAGGGGATTCCGGCAAGTCCCAAGTTCTCCCAGATTCTCGTGGCACCAAGAATCCCAGAAGGGATCAAGCTCTGCTCAAAGAACTcaggaaggaggagaaggaacTCAAGGACGAGGAGAGACAACTGATGCAGGAGAGAGAGCAGATGGAATCGACGGAGGAGCACCAGAGGTTAGATTTGTCCAGCCCCGACTGTAGTTCGATTAAGCAGAGTCGAGATTTGTTGGATAGGATCGAGCGCAACGCACAGTGGCAACTGGCCGTCACCGATGAAATCAGGCGCTTGAGCGAGCAGATGAGGGCTGTCAAAGCACGCAGCCTGACGGATATTCAGGGTGTGGAGCACAAGACTGAAGAAACTGCAGCGGCCTTGGATGAGCGTGATCCTGCTAATGGCGGGGACCTCAAGCCGGAAACTGCAGCAGCCTTGAATGGGCATGAGGCTGATGGTGGTGCTGCTAATGGCGGGGAGCACAAGATGGAAACTGACGCCTTGGATGACCATGGTGATGCTGCTAATGGCAGGGACAGGGAGCAGATGGTGGAAACTGCCGCCTTGGATGTCGACGGCGGTGGTGATCAGGAGCACATGGACTGCGACATTTCATCCATGGAGGACCAGGTGCCGAGGATCGACTCCAAATCGACATCGGGGGCAGAGGCAGAGGCGGCAACAGGTCCAGATATCAATTTGTCGACGATTGAATCAAATCTCTCAGCATCAGACAAGTCAATACCCAAACCTGCACATCATGTTCCCATCAACAGAGGCGATGATGTTGTTGAGAAGATGGACAGAGGCAAATCAGCCCAACAATTAGCCAGTGAGGCTGAGAAGATGGCCGCCGAACAGAAGGAATTTGCTCAGTACGCTGATGCCTGGGATGCTAAATGGGGTTCGGCAGGGTTCGGTCTCTTCCATTACATGA CGACGGTCAGTTCCATGCAATATACACACTTGATACCTGAGAGCGCCCCAAGGCACAATTGTCGAGCCGCGCCTAGCCTCCAGGTCGTCTCCATCAGACTGGCAGAAATTCAAGGTGGTCTGGAATGGCCGTTGCCAGTGTACGGTATGATTGCTGTCAGAGACCATGTGGATCACAATCGCAACCTTCTGTTTGCCTGCTATAGGAGCAGGTGTCAGATACTCAAGGAAAAG GAGCCCTTTTTGGCCTTGACTGGCCCCTCCCGTGCAATTGTGTGCAAGGAATCGGTTGACTTTGAAATCCAACTGAAAGTAAGAGGTACAACAGAGTCTGAAGATAGAGCATTGATCACTGGTGTGTGCACTTACAACAGAGGGGATGATACTGTTTGCTTTACGAACTGCTTCTGCACCGCAGAGTTTAGATTGGAGGTACTTCAGGAAACAGTCCAGGCCACTGTTTTGGGTGTCCGTGTCAAAGATGGGTCATGGCCTTCTGGATGTGGAGGTCGAGTCACTTGCTCACTCATTGATGGTGAAATTGACGACACACCCGGGCAACTTGAGCTGCTTGTTTCTCGTGGCAGTGCCATGCCCGTGACTTCTGAGGGTTACCTTCTTCTGTCAAGGAATGTCGTTTCTGTGGATGTTAACAGGAACCTGAATTTTCTCCTAGAGGCCTGCTTACCATCTGGTGATATCATTGCACAAAAAGTATTGTCCTTTGAACCCAAACTTTGCAACATAAGTCAGGGTAGTTGTGAACTTAATGGTATTGAGTTGGAGATCACTGTTGCTTGGTCTTGTCTTGTTTCTGAGAAGCGGGATATTTCGGTACAAGGATGTGTTGGTGATGAGGAGCAGGACGGGGACATTGCATCAATGGAGCAGCAGGTGCCGAAGATAGACTCCAAATTGACATCGGAGGTGGGGCCCGAGGCGGAGACGGAGTCGGCGATGAGTCTGGATACCAGTGAATTGGCGAATGAATCGAGTACCTCCATGTTCATATCAGACAAGTCAATACTTGAACCTGCAGATTCTGTTGCCACCAACACAGGTTACGATGTTGAGAAGATGTATAGAGGCAAATCAGACGAACAATTAAAAATTGAGGCCAAGGAGATGGCTGCCGAACAGAAGAGTTTTGACATGTATGTTGATGCCTGGGAAGGGTCATGGGGTTATGATGGGTTCGGTTGCTTCCGGGACATGA CGACAGTGAGTTCCATGCAATACACACACTTGGTACCAGGGAGCACCCCGTTGCACTATGGTCGAGTATTGCACTATGGTCGAGTGTTGCCTGGCCTGCAGATATTCTCCGTTAAACTCGCAGAAATACGAGGTGGTCTGGAATGGCCGTTGCCAGTGTACGGCACGGTCGCTGCCCGAGACCATGTGGATCACAATCGCAACCTTCTGTTTGCCCGCAACAGGAGCGAGTGCCAGATACTCAATGAAGAG GACTCCTTTTTGACCTTGACTGGCCCCTCTCGTGCAATTGTCAGCGAGGAATCTGTTGTCTTGGAAATCCAACTAAAAGTAAGAGGTAGAACCAAGTCTCAAGATAAGCCACTGATCAATGGCGTGTGCACTTACTACAGCAGAAGAGAAAACCCCATTTGCTTTACGAATTGCTTTTGCACCGTAGAGTTAAGTTTGGAGGAACTTCGGAGAACAGTCCAGGCCACTATTTTGGGTGTCCGTGTCAAAGAGGAGGGGTCATGGCCAGGATTCGGAGGTCGAGTTGCTTGCTCAGTCATTGGACCTGATGCCAGTCCTCAGGAAGTTGAGCTTCTTGATTCTCGTCATAGAGCCATGCCGATGACTTCTCAGCGTTACCTTGTTCTATCAAGGAATGTTGTATCTGTAGACTTTTGTGGAAGCCTGAATTTTGTATTGGAAGCCTACTCAGATTCTGGTGATATAATTGCACAAAAAAATGAGTCCTTGAAGCCCAAGTTTTGCAACATAAGCCAGCAAACATGTAAACTTACTGGAGACATTGAGTTGGAGATTACTGTTGCATGGTCCAGTCTCATTTCTGAGAAGTGGGACATCTCGGCACGAAGATGTTATGGCTAG